The following are from one region of the Nostoc cf. commune SO-36 genome:
- a CDS encoding SDR family oxidoreductase has translation MFLVTGATGGIGRRVIRLLRQREQSVRAFVRLTSRYSELEHRGAEIFIGDLLEEKDIEKASRGVRYIISAHGSDSDALSLDYRANIELIDQAKANGVEHFVFISVLGADRGYEDAPVFKAKRAVERYLSASGLNYTILRPSGLASNLLPLVERFRETGFYLLIGDRKNRSSIVSTDDLARIVVDSVTVEGARNQILPVGGPEILLREDIPRIFGRIFNKQPVIINSPLFAVDGLQSVLGLINPQIQKALGTYRTLLANEFFCTKDEIANLEVIYNFQLETLENFLRRYLAV, from the coding sequence ATGTTTCTGGTAACTGGAGCAACAGGAGGAATTGGTCGCAGAGTTATCCGACTCCTACGGCAAAGAGAACAGTCTGTGCGTGCGTTTGTTCGCCTTACCTCGCGTTATAGCGAGTTAGAACACCGGGGTGCAGAAATCTTCATTGGTGACTTGCTAGAGGAAAAAGATATCGAGAAAGCTAGTCGGGGCGTGCGGTATATTATCAGCGCCCACGGTTCTGATAGCGATGCCCTATCTTTAGATTACCGCGCTAATATTGAACTCATTGATCAGGCAAAAGCCAATGGTGTAGAACATTTCGTGTTCATTTCCGTACTCGGAGCCGATCGCGGATATGAAGACGCTCCCGTTTTCAAAGCTAAACGAGCAGTAGAGCGATATTTGTCAGCTAGTGGCTTAAATTACACTATTTTACGCCCATCTGGATTAGCATCTAACTTGCTGCCATTAGTAGAACGATTTCGGGAAACGGGATTCTATCTGCTCATTGGCGATCGCAAAAACCGTAGCTCAATTGTCAGTACTGATGATTTAGCAAGGATAGTAGTGGATTCTGTGACAGTTGAAGGCGCTCGCAACCAGATTTTACCCGTTGGAGGGCCGGAGATTTTATTACGAGAAGATATTCCTCGAATTTTTGGTCGGATCTTCAACAAACAGCCAGTAATAATTAACTCACCACTATTTGCAGTTGATGGGTTACAGAGTGTATTAGGTTTAATTAATCCCCAAATTCAAAAAGCTTTGGGAACTTATCGCACATTGCTAGCAAATGAATTTTTCTGTACAAAAGATGAAATTGCCAATTTAGAAGTGATTTATAACTTTCAGTTGGAGACATTAGAAAACTTTTTGCGGCGCTATTTAGCAGTTTGA
- a CDS encoding HlyD family efflux transporter periplasmic adaptor subunit, whose translation MTKNKGQKYMVNAAQARQTKERFAQPEEQLTYELGKAVQELPPLYTRLLAGTMSVIVFGAIAWAYFSQIDEVATAPGELIASTQVRPVTSLGGGSIIAVKVREGDRVTKGQILIQKDPDLQKTDVSRLAKSSRLIQDDLQRLNAERIGGTTTGTKLQDELLSSRLQDFQARQAGAEAEANRQIALIDQAKVRLSRLQDNLVNAKSSVANAKSNLVNADSIRIKIESNLALAQEREKSLRTLITPGAVPRVDYLDAQERLTRAKTEITRAQDEVINAQNRITEAQDKVTSLEKDIAAQVQEIHQAEQAYNAARSQAKRVSSERQSEILTQFNKRKEELTTVQGQLEQAIKQQSLETIEAPVAGTIYRVKATRGPVQSGEELVSILPEGEEMLLEVKVLNRDIGFIRQGMKAKVKMATFPFQEFGVVDGEVMQVSPNAIIDKELGLVFPTRIKLNKHSVNVRGQEVEFTPGMTATGEIVTRKKSILTFITEPVTRRFNEAFSVR comes from the coding sequence ATGACAAAGAACAAAGGACAAAAATATATGGTAAATGCTGCTCAAGCACGTCAGACTAAAGAGCGATTCGCCCAACCAGAGGAACAACTCACCTATGAATTGGGTAAAGCAGTACAGGAATTGCCACCCCTGTACACGAGATTATTAGCGGGAACGATGAGCGTCATCGTATTTGGAGCGATCGCTTGGGCGTATTTCTCGCAAATAGATGAAGTAGCAACAGCACCAGGAGAATTAATTGCTTCCACACAGGTAAGACCAGTGACATCCTTGGGTGGAGGGTCAATTATTGCTGTTAAAGTTAGAGAAGGCGATCGCGTTACTAAAGGTCAAATTCTGATTCAAAAAGATCCAGACTTGCAAAAAACCGATGTTTCCCGCCTAGCGAAATCTAGCAGATTGATTCAGGACGATTTGCAACGTTTGAATGCAGAACGTATTGGAGGCACAACTACTGGGACAAAATTGCAAGATGAACTTTTAAGCTCACGCCTGCAAGACTTCCAAGCACGTCAAGCAGGAGCGGAAGCAGAAGCAAATCGCCAGATAGCACTCATAGATCAAGCCAAAGTCCGCTTGAGTCGCTTACAAGACAACTTAGTTAATGCCAAAAGCAGTGTTGCAAATGCTAAAAGCAACCTAGTCAATGCAGATAGCATCCGAATTAAAATTGAAAGTAATTTGGCACTTGCACAAGAAAGGGAAAAAAGCTTACGCACCCTAATTACTCCTGGCGCTGTTCCCCGTGTCGATTACTTGGATGCCCAAGAAAGGCTAACTCGTGCAAAAACAGAAATCACCAGAGCGCAGGATGAAGTTATCAACGCCCAAAACCGAATAACAGAGGCTCAAGATAAAGTCACATCATTAGAAAAAGATATTGCTGCCCAAGTCCAGGAAATTCACCAAGCAGAACAAGCCTACAACGCTGCACGCAGTCAGGCCAAGCGTGTATCATCAGAACGCCAAAGTGAAATTTTGACGCAGTTTAACAAGCGTAAAGAAGAACTGACAACTGTTCAAGGTCAATTAGAGCAGGCGATAAAGCAGCAATCTTTGGAAACCATTGAAGCTCCTGTTGCTGGTACGATTTACAGAGTCAAAGCCACTAGGGGTCCAGTTCAATCGGGTGAAGAATTGGTGTCAATTTTGCCAGAAGGAGAAGAAATGCTCCTAGAGGTAAAAGTTCTGAACCGCGACATTGGGTTTATCCGTCAAGGAATGAAGGCAAAAGTGAAAATGGCGACTTTCCCATTCCAAGAATTTGGTGTTGTGGATGGGGAAGTCATGCAAGTCAGTCCCAATGCAATTATTGATAAAGAATTAGGCTTAGTTTTTCCTACAAGAATTAAGCTAAATAAACACTCAGTCAACGTGCGGGGGCAAGAAGTAGAATTTACACCAGGGATGACTGCTACAGGTGAAATTGTTACTCGTAAAAAGTCAATTTTGACATTCATCACTGAGCCTGTGACACGGCGATTCAACGAGGCATTTTCTGTTAGGTAG